The following DNA comes from Trueperaceae bacterium.
CTTCCCCGGCCTCGCCATCTTCCTGGCGGTGCTCAGCTTCAACCTCGTCGGAGACGCCCTGCGCGACCTCTTCGACCCGAAGGAGTACAGATGACAAGCGTTCCGTTCGGGGCCGCGGCGTGAGCCGCTCGTTCGGGCTCGCGGCCGTGCAACTGGCCCCGGTGCCGTGGGACCCGGCCGCCACCGCCGCGAAGATGGTCGCGGTCTCTCACCGCATCGTCGCCACCTTCCCGTGGGTCGACATGCTCGTCTTCCCCGAGTTGGTGGCCTCGGGCGTGGAGCAGCTCGGGCGGCGGCCGACGGTGGAGGAGTGGGGACGTTGCCGCGCGCCCGTGCCCGGACCCCTCACCGCGCCGTTCACGGACCTGGCGCGCCGTCTGAGGCGGTGGGTCGTGCCCGGCTCCCTCTACGAGACCGAGGGGGACGTCACCTACAACACGAGTGTCGCCATCGCGCCCGACGGCGAGATCGTCGCGCGCTACCGGAAGCTGTTCCCCTGGTACCCGTTCGAGGCCGAGTCGACGCCGGGCAGCGGCTACACGGTCTTCGACGTCCCCGGCGTCGGGCGTTTCGGGCTGTCGATCTGCTACGACATGTGGTACCCCGAGACGGTCAGGACCCTCACCTGGATGGGGGCGGAGGTCATACTCCACCCCACCCTCACCACGACCCAGGATCGCGAGCTCGAGACCGTGATCAGCCGCGCCCACGCCATCACCAACCAGGTCTACTTCCTCGACGTGAACGGCGTGGGGCCGTGGGGTGGAGG
Coding sequences within:
- a CDS encoding carbon-nitrogen hydrolase family protein; protein product: MSRSFGLAAVQLAPVPWDPAATAAKMVAVSHRIVATFPWVDMLVFPELVASGVEQLGRRPTVEEWGRCRAPVPGPLTAPFTDLARRLRRWVVPGSLYETEGDVTYNTSVAIAPDGEIVARYRKLFPWYPFEAESTPGSGYTVFDVPGVGRFGLSICYDMWYPETVRTLTWMGAEVILHPTLTTTQDRELETVISRAHAITNQVYFLDVNGVGPWGGGRSVLVDPEGQVVHQAGERETFFVQRIDLDRVTRAREAGTLGIAQTWKQLRDFGMRFPPYQEGFEEGAVFEGLGRLELAERP